The Streptomyces vinaceus genome contains the following window.
GCGGACTGCCGCCGCTGCGCGAGAACTGGATCATCAGCCGCGGAGACACCGAGGAGTACGCGGGCCGCCCCGTGCGCCCCGAGGACGACGGCATCAAGCACACCTCGCCCCGCGGTGGCCTCAAGAACCTCGACGCGGTCTTCCCTGGACGCCCGCGTCAGCCCCGCCGGGGCCGTGACGGCGCCGCCGTCACGCAGCTCGCGTACGCCCGCCGCGGTGAGATCACCCCGGAGATGGAGTACGTCGCGATCCGCGAGAACGTCTCCCCCGAGGTCGTCCGTGAGGAGATCGCCGCGGGCCGGGCGGTACTTCCCGCGAACGTGAACCACCCGGAGATCGAGCCGATGATCATCGGCAAGCGCTTCCTGGTGAAGGTCAACGCCAACATCGGCAACTCCGCCGTCACCTCCTCCATCGAGGAGGAGGTCGACAAGATGACGTGGGCGACCAAGTGGGGCGCCGACACGGTCATGGACCTCTCGACCGGCCGTAACATCCACACCACCCGCGAGTGGGTGCTGCGCAACTCCCCGGTCCCGATCGGCACCGTGCCGCTGTACCAGGCGCTGGAGAAGGTCGACGGCCGTGCCGAGGACCTGACCTGGGAGATCTACAAGGACACGGTCATCGAGCAGGCCGAGCAGGGCGTCGACTACATGACGGTCCACGCCGGCGTGCTGCTGCCGTACGTGCCGCTGACAGCCCGCCGCAAGACCGGCATCGTCTCCCGCGGCGGTTCGATCATGGCCGCCTGGTGCCTCGCGCACCACAAGGAGAACTTCCTCTACACGAACTTCGAGGAGCTCTGCGAGATCCTCGCCACGTACGACGTCACATACTCGCTGGGCGACGGCCTGCGCCCCGGCTCCATCGCGGACGCCAACGACGCGGCGCAGTTCGCGGAGCTGAAGACGCTGGGTGAGCTGAACACGATCGCCAAGCGGCACAACGTGCAGACCATGATCGAGGGCCCGGGCCATGTCCCGATGCACAAGATCAAGGAGAACATCGACCTCCAGCAGGAGATCTGCGAGGAGGCGCCGTTCTACACGCTCGGCCCTCTGACCACGGACGTCGCCCCGGCGTACGACCACATCACCTCGGGCATCGGCGCCGCGATGATCGCCTGGTGGGGCACCGCGATGCTCTGCTACGTCACGCCGAAGGAGCACCTGGGCCTGCCCAACCGTGACGACGTGAAGACCGGCGTCATCACGTACAAGATCGCCGCGCACGCGGCGGACCTGGCCAAGGGCCACCCGGGCGCCCAGGAGTGGGACGACGCCCTGTCGGACGCGCGGTTCGAGTTCCGCTGGGAGGACCAGTTCAACCTGGCTCTCGACCCGGACACGGCCCGCGAGTTCCACGACGAGACGCTCCCGGCCGAGCCCGCCAAGACCGCGCATTTCTGCTCCATGTGCGGTCCGAAGTTCTGCTCGATGAAGATCTCCCAGGACATCCGCCGTGAGCACGGCGGCGATCTGAAGGCCGACGAGATCGAGGCGGGGATGGCGGAGAAGTCCGCCGAGTTCGCGGCGAGCGGCAACCGGGTGTACCTCCCGCTGGCCGACTGACCCGCCCATGGCGGCCGGCGCTGCTCTGGGGAGGATGAGGGGGCTTCCCAGAGCAGTGTCCCGGCACGCACATGCGGTGCGACAGCGGTGGTCAGACCTTCGCTTCGCGCGATGTTTCACGTGAAACAGGGACGGACGGCCCACTGCGCGCCGCCGCGAAACCGCGATTGGCCTCCGTCTGCCGGCGATACGGCTCCGGCAGGTCGGGCAGGGCCAGCAGCCGGTCGCAGGCGCGCAGGGAGGCCTGCATGTCGCCCACCCAGTACGCGGTGATGGAGTGCTCGAAGAGCAGCCCCCATCGGTACACCCAGGGCTGGACGAAGAGCAGGTCCGACGGGGCCGGGCGGTCCAGCACACCCGCCGTGATCGCGTGGGCCGTGTGGTGGCGCCCCAGCACCCTGAGCCTGGAGGCGAGTTCGTAGCAGGCTTCCAGCCGGGTGGGCCTGGATTCCCAGGCCTGTGAGAAGGCGTCCGTGGCCGTGGGCCAGTCGCCGGACTCGGCGCTCAGGACGCCGACCTGGAGCAGCGCGAAATAGACCTCTTCGGCCCAGCCGCCCATGGCCGCGCGGCGTTGGTAGAGCCGGATCGCCGCGGCCGTCTCGCCCATGTCCCGCATCGTCTGGGCCAGGTAGAAGACCGTCCTGGTGTTGGAGGGGTCCCGTTCGAGTTCGGCGCTGAGCAGGCGGGCGTCGCGCTCGAACTTGTCGTGCCGGGAGCCCCCGTCCGCATGGTCCTCGATGGACAGCGCGTCGAGTTT
Protein-coding sequences here:
- the thiC gene encoding phosphomethylpyrimidine synthase ThiC — translated: MTIQDARTPAVSQDDDGRTERQPGWHKGYVAGSRPDIRVPVRQVHLTNGKDVTLYDTSGPYTDPQIETDVRRGLPPLRENWIISRGDTEEYAGRPVRPEDDGIKHTSPRGGLKNLDAVFPGRPRQPRRGRDGAAVTQLAYARRGEITPEMEYVAIRENVSPEVVREEIAAGRAVLPANVNHPEIEPMIIGKRFLVKVNANIGNSAVTSSIEEEVDKMTWATKWGADTVMDLSTGRNIHTTREWVLRNSPVPIGTVPLYQALEKVDGRAEDLTWEIYKDTVIEQAEQGVDYMTVHAGVLLPYVPLTARRKTGIVSRGGSIMAAWCLAHHKENFLYTNFEELCEILATYDVTYSLGDGLRPGSIADANDAAQFAELKTLGELNTIAKRHNVQTMIEGPGHVPMHKIKENIDLQQEICEEAPFYTLGPLTTDVAPAYDHITSGIGAAMIAWWGTAMLCYVTPKEHLGLPNRDDVKTGVITYKIAAHAADLAKGHPGAQEWDDALSDARFEFRWEDQFNLALDPDTAREFHDETLPAEPAKTAHFCSMCGPKFCSMKISQDIRREHGGDLKADEIEAGMAEKSAEFAASGNRVYLPLAD
- a CDS encoding tetratricopeptide repeat-containing glycosyltransferase translates to MIVKNESAVIERCLDSVRDLIDTWVISDTGSTDGTQELIRSALHGIPGELHEEPWTDFGHNRSLNIAHARGKADYLLLLDADLVLRRSGPLPPLTAQSYMLRHEGTTEYRIKRLVRGDLPWRYEGVTHEYLTCDSPGEYDERPGFQEKLDALSIEDHADGGSRHDKFERDARLLSAELERDPSNTRTVFYLAQTMRDMGETAAAIRLYQRRAAMGGWAEEVYFALLQVGVLSAESGDWPTATDAFSQAWESRPTRLEACYELASRLRVLGRHHTAHAITAGVLDRPAPSDLLFVQPWVYRWGLLFEHSITAYWVGDMQASLRACDRLLALPDLPEPYRRQTEANRGFAAARSGPSVPVSRETSREAKV